The Polynucleobacter sp. TSB-Sco08W16 genome includes a region encoding these proteins:
- a CDS encoding methyltransferase domain-containing protein, with amino-acid sequence MTQPIRWLQDEIATRMLQKLDIVKLIAKDVLVVPDFPGEHLAILAKRFPNACIHSVTEEGASCFQIWRRKAIANWRSIFRSVKTNTLQGYLQAGRFNLPDNSVDLVLSVLLLQDLADPKHFLQECRRVLREGGLIAFSYLGPDTGKELRDLQISTIQLKNLLSPWDMHDMGDALVTERFSDPVMDMEYLTLDYEKPALLMADIQALKLANIATTSSNEITNLPQKITLEVVYGHAWAIGKHLAKTKDHVAYIDPNQIGRKTRSDPA; translated from the coding sequence ATGACCCAGCCGATCAGATGGTTACAGGATGAAATTGCAACTCGTATGTTGCAAAAACTCGATATCGTCAAATTAATAGCTAAGGATGTTTTGGTAGTTCCCGATTTTCCTGGGGAGCATCTCGCAATTCTTGCAAAGCGTTTTCCTAATGCCTGCATTCATAGCGTTACCGAGGAGGGTGCATCCTGTTTTCAGATATGGCGTAGAAAAGCAATCGCTAATTGGCGTTCGATATTTCGTTCGGTTAAAACGAATACTTTGCAGGGTTATTTGCAGGCCGGTAGATTTAATCTTCCTGACAATTCAGTTGATTTGGTATTGAGCGTTCTCTTATTGCAGGATTTGGCAGATCCAAAGCATTTCTTGCAGGAGTGTCGGCGCGTCCTTCGTGAGGGCGGTCTGATTGCATTTAGCTACTTGGGGCCAGATACGGGTAAAGAGCTACGTGACCTTCAGATTTCAACAATTCAGTTGAAAAATTTATTAAGCCCTTGGGACATGCACGATATGGGTGATGCCCTGGTAACAGAGCGTTTTTCAGATCCTGTGATGGATATGGAATATTTGACTCTGGATTATGAGAAGCCAGCACTTTTAATGGCCGATATTCAGGCGCTGAAATTGGCAAATATCGCGACTACAAGCAGCAATGAAATTACAAATTTGCCCCAAAAAATCACCTTAGAGGTGGTTTATGGCCATGCTTGGGCAATTGGAAAGCACCTTGCGAAGACCAAGGACCATGTTGCATATATCGATCCAAATCAAATTGGACGCAAGACTAGGTCAGATCCTGCTTAA
- a CDS encoding ComF family protein, translated as MRFLEKTVQSISEQILPTACISCQQFQTETICNACLENLHWNSLINYECCFQCGIPLQSSELPSKRCDHCTKSEPFFDKTYCLDRYDGILQDALHQLKYQKRIACAHGLARAWNKVIANPLDFNEVGYLIPVPLSQEKLHARGFNQSWELARRIDCAPIQKLPRLLKRHHHAEHQVGSTITARQDAVREMFYIDDRYIGLMKNKTVIVFDDVMTTGATLNEIARILKESGVSLVINWVLLRTTRPPQ; from the coding sequence ATGCGATTTCTAGAGAAAACTGTTCAGTCTATTAGCGAGCAAATCTTACCTACCGCTTGCATTTCTTGCCAGCAGTTTCAAACAGAAACTATTTGCAATGCTTGCCTGGAAAACCTACATTGGAATAGCCTCATTAACTATGAATGCTGTTTCCAATGCGGAATTCCACTTCAGAGTTCAGAGCTACCCAGCAAACGCTGCGATCATTGCACCAAGAGCGAGCCATTTTTTGATAAGACATATTGCCTTGATCGATACGATGGTATTTTGCAAGACGCATTGCATCAACTGAAATACCAAAAGCGCATTGCATGTGCGCATGGGCTTGCACGAGCCTGGAATAAGGTCATCGCGAATCCATTAGATTTCAATGAAGTAGGCTACCTGATCCCCGTGCCACTCAGTCAAGAAAAGTTACATGCCCGCGGCTTTAATCAAAGTTGGGAATTAGCGAGAAGGATTGATTGTGCCCCCATTCAAAAACTCCCGCGGCTCTTAAAGCGCCATCATCATGCCGAACATCAGGTTGGTAGCACCATCACCGCACGACAAGATGCCGTCAGAGAAATGTTTTATATTGATGACCGATACATAGGCCTTATGAAGAATAAAACAGTCATAGTGTTCGACGATGTGATGACGACTGGTGCGACACTCAATGAAATTGCGCGTATTCTCAAAGAATCAGGTGTATCGCTCGTCATTAACTGGGTCTTACTTAGAACAACCAGGCCACCTCAATAA
- the trmL gene encoding tRNA (uridine(34)/cytosine(34)/5-carboxymethylaminomethyluridine(34)-2'-O)-methyltransferase TrmL has protein sequence MFNIVLFEPEIPPNTGNIIRLCANTGAKLHLIEPLGFPMEDAKLRRAGLDYHEFASIQVHANWSEFLKNELPDAQHLFALTTKGSGKFHEGTYTPNDYFIFGSETKGITEEVRSSIPRENQMRLAMQDNSRSLNLSNTVAIVVYEAWRQNGLLGGK, from the coding sequence ATGTTTAATATTGTTTTATTTGAACCAGAAATTCCCCCAAATACAGGCAACATCATTCGCTTGTGTGCAAACACGGGAGCAAAACTACACCTCATTGAACCTCTAGGCTTTCCAATGGAGGATGCTAAATTACGTCGCGCCGGATTGGACTATCACGAATTTGCAAGCATCCAAGTTCACGCTAATTGGTCAGAGTTCCTAAAAAATGAGCTGCCTGATGCACAACATCTTTTTGCCTTAACTACAAAGGGTAGCGGTAAGTTTCATGAAGGCACATACACGCCAAATGATTATTTTATTTTTGGCTCAGAAACTAAAGGCATCACAGAGGAAGTACGCAGCTCGATTCCAAGGGAAAATCAAATGCGCTTAGCCATGCAAGACAACAGTCGAAGTCTGAACTTATCAAATACAGTGGCTATTGTGGTCTATGAAGCATGGCGCCAGAATGGATTGCTTGGCGGCAAGTAA
- a CDS encoding NAD(P)H-dependent glycerol-3-phosphate dehydrogenase: MKVTLLGAGAWGTAMASQAARQLREEDVCLWSRSSEQLQAIGSSGENQAYLPGISLPKGLQLESDFTAAIKKLQADDLLVIATPMSGLSETIANVLKVADQPLNIIWLCKGLEPTTALLPHQVVEREDKLHSHGLKHAYGTLSGPSFAHEVGAGMPCALTIASTSPHLCEIVQTAFHHGNMRVYSNDDLIGVELGGAVKNVLAIAAGIGDGLNLGLNARAAVLTRGLAEMMRLVKAAGGKSETCMGLTGAGDLILTATGDLSRNRRVGLELAAGKSLDQILASLGHVAEGVLCAAAVGDLAKRLNVEMPITAMMGEVLAGKLTPKEGLKKLMGRDPKIEA, encoded by the coding sequence ATGAAAGTGACCCTGCTTGGTGCTGGTGCCTGGGGGACCGCAATGGCCTCTCAAGCAGCACGTCAACTGCGTGAAGAAGATGTTTGTTTGTGGTCTCGCAGTTCGGAGCAACTGCAGGCTATTGGTAGTAGCGGTGAGAATCAAGCTTATCTGCCAGGCATCTCCTTACCTAAAGGATTACAGTTAGAGTCTGACTTTACTGCTGCAATTAAGAAATTACAGGCAGATGATCTTCTCGTGATTGCAACACCAATGTCTGGGCTCTCAGAAACGATTGCTAATGTACTGAAGGTTGCTGATCAGCCTTTGAATATTATCTGGCTATGCAAAGGCCTTGAGCCAACAACCGCTCTATTGCCGCATCAAGTAGTTGAGCGTGAGGATAAGTTACATAGTCATGGTTTAAAACATGCTTATGGCACTTTATCAGGCCCTAGTTTTGCGCATGAGGTTGGCGCAGGAATGCCGTGTGCATTGACTATTGCTAGCACCTCACCGCACCTTTGCGAAATTGTTCAGACTGCGTTTCATCATGGCAATATGCGCGTTTACTCAAACGATGATTTGATTGGTGTTGAATTAGGTGGTGCAGTTAAGAACGTTTTAGCGATTGCTGCAGGAATTGGCGATGGACTAAATTTAGGCTTAAATGCTCGCGCTGCAGTGTTAACACGCGGCCTTGCTGAAATGATGCGCCTAGTTAAAGCGGCAGGTGGTAAATCTGAAACGTGTATGGGCCTGACTGGAGCCGGGGATTTGATTCTGACGGCGACCGGAGATCTTTCTCGCAATCGACGTGTTGGTCTCGAATTGGCTGCAGGAAAGTCTTTGGATCAAATCTTAGCTAGCCTCGGCCATGTAGCAGAGGGTGTCTTATGTGCCGCTGCTGTGGGTGATCTCGCTAAGCGCTTGAATGTAGAAATGCCAATCACTGCAATGATGGGTGAGGTACTTGCAGGCAAGCTAACCCCCAAAGAGGGCTTAAAGAAACTGATGGGGCGCGATCCAAAGATCGAAGCTTAA
- the secB gene encoding protein-export chaperone SecB, whose protein sequence is MTEQSSAPSAANTESKDPSFRIQRIYLKDLSLEQPNSPEIFLVVAEPQVQIEVDVAVKRISDELFEVALSSTMTARVEGKVLFLVEANQAGIFEFNNIPAEQVDPMLGITCPTILYPYLRSNMADVISRAGFQPIHLNEINFHGMYEHRLLEAQKSAGNNAGDAADESKIILPN, encoded by the coding sequence ATGACTGAACAATCTTCTGCACCTAGCGCAGCAAATACTGAGTCCAAAGACCCTTCATTTCGCATTCAGCGTATCTACTTAAAGGACTTGTCCTTAGAGCAGCCTAATTCCCCTGAGATTTTTTTGGTAGTAGCTGAGCCACAAGTCCAGATTGAAGTTGACGTTGCAGTTAAGCGTATTAGCGACGAACTCTTTGAGGTTGCCTTAAGCTCAACCATGACTGCGCGTGTAGAAGGAAAAGTGCTTTTCTTGGTTGAGGCTAATCAAGCCGGTATTTTTGAATTTAACAATATTCCTGCTGAACAAGTTGATCCAATGTTGGGTATTACATGCCCAACTATTCTGTATCCATACTTGCGCTCAAATATGGCTGATGTCATTAGCCGTGCTGGCTTTCAGCCCATCCATTTAAATGAAATTAATTTTCATGGAATGTATGAGCACCGTTTGTTAGAGGCACAAAAATCTGCTGGCAACAATGCTGGCGATGCTGCAGATGAAAGCAAAATTATTCTTCCAAATTAA
- the grxC gene encoding glutaredoxin 3 produces the protein MPQVTMYSTQVCPYCVMAEKLLQKKGVNHLEKILIDRDPAQREIMMTRTGRRTVPQIYIGETHVGGYDDLVALDRAGKLDPLLV, from the coding sequence ATGCCTCAAGTAACAATGTACAGCACTCAAGTTTGTCCATACTGCGTAATGGCAGAGAAGTTGCTCCAGAAAAAAGGCGTCAATCATTTAGAAAAGATTTTGATTGATCGTGATCCAGCCCAGCGCGAAATCATGATGACAAGAACTGGTCGTCGCACCGTTCCGCAAATTTATATTGGTGAAACCCACGTTGGTGGCTACGATGATTTGGTTGCCTTGGACCGAGCTGGCAAGCTGGATCCTCTACTAGTTTGA
- a CDS encoding rhodanese-like domain-containing protein, whose product MNFLTQIDNLALIALLVVSGVALFLPTLSTLISGKGLSPTEATIWINRRKAHVLDLRAEDAYKAGHLPGAKLASGAGVAAAIEALKLDRKRPLVLVCDTGSLSRKALAEVKKLGFEEVGVLEGGVQAWRVAALPLVK is encoded by the coding sequence ATGAACTTTCTCACGCAAATTGATAATTTAGCGCTTATCGCCCTTTTGGTTGTTTCAGGCGTAGCGCTCTTCCTCCCCACATTATCTACGCTTATTAGCGGGAAGGGGCTGTCTCCTACCGAGGCAACTATCTGGATTAACCGCCGTAAAGCCCATGTTTTAGACCTTCGCGCAGAAGATGCTTACAAGGCAGGCCATTTGCCAGGAGCAAAGTTGGCTAGTGGTGCTGGCGTGGCCGCAGCAATTGAGGCTCTAAAGTTGGATCGTAAGCGCCCACTAGTTTTGGTATGCGATACCGGATCCCTTTCGCGCAAGGCCTTGGCTGAAGTCAAAAAACTGGGCTTTGAAGAAGTTGGTGTTTTAGAGGGCGGAGTTCAGGCTTGGAGAGTCGCCGCTCTTCCATTGGTGAAGTAG
- the gpmA gene encoding 2,3-diphosphoglycerate-dependent phosphoglycerate mutase produces the protein MKQLVLIRHGESAWNLENRFTGWADVDLTPKGAEQALAAGESLRKAGYEFDVAYTSVLRRAIKTLWHVQDAMDLMWIPVVHSWRLNERHYGALTGLNKAETATKYGDEQVHIWRRSYDVRPPLLETHDERNPQNDKRYAKLSAADIPLGECLKDNVERVLPLWNESIAPTLKANKRVLLVAHGNSIRSLIKYLDQMSDEAIMEVNVPNGVPLVYELDDNLKPIQHFYLD, from the coding sequence ATGAAACAACTTGTCCTTATTCGTCATGGCGAATCCGCCTGGAACCTTGAAAACCGCTTTACTGGCTGGGCGGATGTCGACTTAACCCCTAAAGGTGCAGAACAAGCGCTCGCAGCTGGTGAAAGCCTTCGAAAAGCAGGCTATGAATTTGATGTGGCCTACACCTCCGTTCTACGAAGGGCTATTAAGACCCTTTGGCACGTTCAAGACGCCATGGATCTCATGTGGATTCCGGTTGTTCATAGCTGGAGATTAAATGAACGTCATTACGGTGCGCTCACTGGCCTAAATAAAGCGGAGACCGCTACCAAATATGGCGATGAACAAGTTCACATTTGGCGTCGCTCATATGATGTGCGCCCGCCCCTGTTGGAAACCCATGATGAGCGCAATCCTCAAAATGACAAACGCTACGCAAAATTAAGCGCGGCTGACATTCCCCTTGGTGAGTGCCTTAAGGACAATGTTGAACGAGTTCTTCCTCTTTGGAATGAATCTATCGCTCCTACACTCAAAGCAAACAAACGCGTATTGCTAGTAGCGCATGGAAATAGTATTCGCTCCTTAATTAAGTATTTGGATCAAATGTCCGACGAAGCCATTATGGAAGTCAATGTTCCTAATGGCGTCCCGCTTGTATACGAGCTAGACGATAACCTGAAGCCAATTCAACATTTCTATTTGGACTAA
- a CDS encoding S41 family peptidase: MRQFLKNFALIAIGLIAGVAATIQLSATAQQGTQLPLDELRTLSNVFAQIKREYVEPIEDKQLLTDAVKGMVSSLDPHSTFLDKKDFAEMQEQTSGKFAGLGIEITSEDGVVKVLNPIEDSPAARAGLQAGDLITRLDDKPVRGMSLDKAVRTMRGTPGTKITLTVYRKSEERSFPVTITRAEIKVQSVKAKILDNDIAWVRITSFQERTVPDLAKKLTDLANQDPKLKGIILDLRNNGGGLLQGAVGVAAAFLPADAVIVSTKGQAPDSQQVFNASPAMYRLSEPGDPLAGVPEIFKKLPMVVLVNAYSASASEIVAGALQDYKRATIIGKTTFGKGSVQTVRPLTNDSALKITTAYYYTPSGKSIQAFGIKPDIPVDQNKDGDPDDVLITREIDSEKHLRNKQSAEDKLIKDREQRRLEEMQRIEEKNAKKTPEEKEKEKNKKPTELGSADDFMLSQAVAFINGQPVKRSSSKLE, encoded by the coding sequence ATGCGTCAATTTTTGAAGAACTTTGCTCTTATTGCAATTGGCCTCATTGCTGGTGTAGCCGCCACTATTCAGCTTTCAGCGACCGCCCAACAAGGCACGCAACTTCCCTTGGATGAACTGCGCACTCTCTCAAATGTCTTTGCTCAAATCAAGCGTGAATATGTAGAGCCGATTGAAGATAAGCAACTCTTAACTGATGCTGTCAAAGGCATGGTGAGCAGCCTTGATCCACACTCTACTTTCTTGGATAAGAAAGATTTTGCAGAGATGCAAGAGCAAACTTCTGGAAAGTTTGCCGGCCTTGGAATTGAAATCACCTCAGAAGATGGTGTCGTCAAAGTACTTAATCCGATTGAAGATAGTCCAGCTGCACGCGCAGGTCTTCAAGCCGGTGACTTAATTACACGTCTTGACGATAAGCCCGTGCGGGGCATGTCTCTTGATAAAGCAGTGCGCACAATGCGTGGCACCCCTGGTACCAAAATTACTTTAACGGTTTACCGTAAGAGCGAAGAACGCAGCTTCCCCGTCACAATCACTCGCGCTGAAATCAAAGTTCAATCCGTTAAGGCCAAAATTTTGGATAACGATATTGCCTGGGTTCGAATTACTAGCTTCCAGGAGCGCACCGTTCCTGACTTAGCTAAAAAATTAACTGATTTAGCCAACCAAGACCCAAAACTCAAAGGCATCATTCTTGACCTTCGCAATAATGGTGGTGGATTGCTTCAAGGTGCAGTTGGCGTTGCAGCCGCTTTCTTACCGGCAGATGCTGTCATTGTGTCGACTAAGGGTCAAGCTCCTGACTCACAACAAGTATTTAATGCCTCACCAGCGATGTATCGTCTTAGTGAGCCCGGCGATCCTCTGGCGGGCGTTCCAGAAATCTTCAAAAAATTACCAATGGTAGTTTTAGTGAATGCCTACTCAGCATCTGCCTCAGAAATCGTTGCAGGCGCCCTGCAAGATTACAAACGCGCAACCATTATTGGTAAAACTACTTTTGGTAAAGGTTCTGTACAAACAGTACGCCCATTAACCAATGACTCTGCACTCAAGATCACCACAGCCTATTACTACACACCTAGTGGTAAATCGATTCAGGCATTCGGGATCAAGCCAGATATTCCTGTAGATCAAAATAAAGATGGCGATCCAGATGATGTGCTGATCACTCGTGAAATTGATAGTGAAAAACACTTACGCAATAAACAATCAGCAGAAGATAAGCTGATTAAGGATCGTGAACAGCGCCGCCTTGAAGAGATGCAGCGTATTGAAGAAAAGAATGCCAAGAAAACTCCTGAGGAAAAAGAGAAGGAGAAAAACAAAAAACCTACTGAACTCGGTAGTGCTGATGACTTCATGCTCTCTCAAGCCGTTGCCTTTATTAACGGTCAGCCAGTGAAGCGCTCTTCATCCAAGCTTGAGTAA
- a CDS encoding HesA/MoeB/ThiF family protein, translating into MNDAQLLRYSRHLLLEDIDVEGQEKLLNAHVLVVGAGGLGSAAAPYLAAAGVGHITLLDHDEVDLTNLQRQIMHTEGTVGKSKVASGKQFLQQLNPTIQVETIQAKATTSLLDDLLPSVDVVLDCTDNFQTRQLINASCVKHQKPLVSGSALRFDGQASVFDPRDTSSPCYACIFSPDETFEEISCASMGIFSPLVGIIGSIQAAQALQVVIGFGKSLVGRMLLWDARNTQVDQIRISRNPDCPVCGKPH; encoded by the coding sequence ATGAATGATGCGCAGCTCCTTCGCTACTCGAGGCATTTACTGCTTGAGGATATTGATGTTGAAGGTCAAGAGAAGCTCTTAAACGCACATGTCTTAGTAGTTGGCGCCGGCGGCCTTGGCAGTGCCGCTGCCCCTTACTTAGCAGCTGCTGGGGTTGGGCACATCACCCTCCTTGATCATGATGAGGTAGATCTGACTAACTTGCAGCGCCAAATCATGCATACCGAGGGGACTGTTGGAAAAAGTAAGGTTGCCTCTGGTAAACAATTTTTGCAGCAACTCAATCCCACGATCCAAGTTGAAACAATTCAAGCAAAGGCGACTACATCATTACTGGATGATCTATTACCCAGCGTCGATGTTGTTTTAGACTGTACTGATAACTTTCAAACTCGCCAACTAATTAACGCAAGTTGTGTCAAACATCAAAAGCCTCTCGTTTCTGGATCGGCTCTACGCTTCGATGGGCAAGCATCTGTCTTTGATCCACGGGATACGAGCTCTCCCTGCTATGCCTGTATCTTCTCTCCCGATGAAACATTTGAGGAGATAAGCTGCGCCAGTATGGGCATCTTCTCGCCATTAGTGGGCATCATTGGCAGTATCCAGGCAGCACAAGCGCTGCAGGTGGTGATTGGATTTGGGAAGTCTTTGGTGGGGCGTATGTTGCTATGGGATGCGCGGAATACCCAGGTGGATCAGATTCGCATCAGTCGCAACCCTGATTGCCCGGTCTGCGGCAAACCCCATTAG
- the ptsP gene encoding phosphoenolpyruvate--protein phosphotransferase, with translation MTFALHGIPVSKGIAIGKAVLISRAALEVSHYLVEPGKEEAEAQKLLDAFNQVRLELEQLRLGLPKDAPQEMAAFLDVHGMILADPALAEKPIKLIRTQRLNAAWALTTELNDLLEQFAEIEDPYLKERANDIRQVAERVIKALNAQKDALNESEFLPSSEIGVESIIVAHDIAPHDMLRFKEHAFTGFVTDLGGKTSHTAIVARSMEIPAVVGVRHASEMIRHGDWLVLDGEQGVVVVAPDEQLLAEYRKLQSQALKEARKLQQLKHAKTETLDRVDIELFANIELPEDAIQAVKLGAVGVGLFRSEFLFMDRKHALPDEEQQYQEYRRVIELMHGLPVNIRTIDVGADKALGAGGSDVSQTGTSPLGLRAIRWSLTEPEIFLTQLRAILRASAHGQARIMIPMLAHAKEIDETFRLIEKAKQQLLQRGQSFNPNIQVGAMIEIPAAALVLPLFINRFDYLSIGTNDLIQYTLAIDRADHAVAHLYDPLHPAILNLIANIIDQAKRANVPVAVCGEMAGDPALTKLLLAMGLTDFSMHFSQLLLVKREILQANVGMLKARFPRVLKAYEPEAQAKALERLLA, from the coding sequence ATGACTTTTGCCTTGCACGGAATTCCAGTATCAAAAGGAATTGCTATCGGCAAGGCAGTATTGATTTCGCGCGCAGCATTAGAGGTCAGCCATTATTTAGTTGAGCCCGGCAAAGAAGAGGCGGAAGCCCAAAAATTATTAGATGCCTTCAATCAAGTTCGCTTAGAGCTGGAACAGTTGCGTTTGGGATTGCCCAAGGATGCACCCCAAGAGATGGCAGCATTCTTGGATGTGCACGGCATGATCTTGGCTGATCCGGCCCTAGCTGAAAAGCCAATCAAGTTAATTCGTACACAGCGTCTAAACGCTGCCTGGGCTTTAACCACCGAACTGAATGATCTCTTAGAGCAATTTGCTGAGATTGAAGATCCTTATTTAAAAGAGCGTGCCAATGATATTCGTCAGGTAGCTGAGCGCGTTATCAAGGCGCTGAATGCTCAAAAAGATGCGCTAAATGAATCTGAGTTTTTGCCATCCAGTGAGATTGGTGTGGAATCAATCATTGTGGCCCACGATATTGCGCCTCATGACATGTTGCGTTTTAAAGAGCATGCTTTCACCGGTTTCGTTACCGACCTTGGGGGTAAAACATCTCATACAGCTATCGTAGCCCGTAGCATGGAAATTCCAGCGGTTGTGGGTGTGCGCCATGCTAGCGAAATGATTCGCCACGGTGATTGGTTGGTTCTCGATGGCGAACAAGGCGTAGTCGTAGTTGCACCTGATGAGCAGTTATTAGCAGAGTACCGAAAACTTCAAAGCCAAGCCTTAAAAGAGGCTCGTAAGCTACAGCAGCTAAAGCATGCCAAAACGGAAACGCTGGATCGAGTTGATATTGAACTTTTTGCCAACATTGAGCTACCAGAAGATGCGATCCAGGCCGTTAAGTTGGGTGCGGTAGGTGTCGGTCTATTTCGTTCTGAGTTTTTGTTTATGGACCGCAAGCATGCCTTGCCAGATGAAGAGCAGCAATATCAGGAGTACCGTCGCGTCATTGAATTGATGCATGGCTTGCCAGTCAACATTCGAACTATCGACGTTGGGGCTGACAAGGCATTGGGTGCGGGCGGGAGCGATGTTTCTCAAACCGGTACATCTCCATTGGGTTTGCGGGCCATCCGTTGGTCTTTAACAGAGCCAGAAATTTTCTTAACGCAACTAAGAGCCATCTTGCGGGCTTCAGCTCATGGCCAAGCCCGGATCATGATTCCGATGCTGGCACATGCTAAGGAAATTGATGAAACTTTTCGCTTAATTGAAAAGGCAAAGCAGCAATTGCTCCAGCGTGGACAATCTTTTAATCCCAATATTCAAGTGGGTGCGATGATTGAGATTCCAGCGGCAGCTTTAGTGCTACCTTTGTTTATCAATCGCTTTGATTACTTATCCATCGGTACGAATGATTTAATTCAATATACCTTGGCAATTGATCGAGCAGACCATGCTGTAGCTCATTTGTATGACCCTTTACATCCCGCTATTCTGAATCTCATCGCCAATATTATTGATCAAGCTAAACGAGCCAATGTTCCGGTAGCAGTCTGTGGTGAGATGGCCGGTGACCCTGCTTTAACCAAGTTGTTACTAGCGATGGGATTAACTGATTTCTCCATGCATTTCAGTCAACTCTTGTTGGTAAAACGTGAGATTCTTCAGGCTAATGTGGGGATGCTAAAAGCCCGATTCCCAAGGGTATTAAAAGCCTATGAGCCGGAGGCTCAAGCTAAAGCCTTAGAGCGTTTGCTGGCCTAA
- a CDS encoding HPr family phosphocarrier protein yields the protein MPVAEIEIINKLGLHARASAKLSQLAAQFPCEILLSRNGRQINAKSIMGVMMLAAGIGSTVTLETVGEKADEAMAALTALINDRFGEGE from the coding sequence ATGCCAGTCGCTGAAATCGAGATCATTAATAAGTTGGGTCTTCATGCTAGGGCATCAGCTAAGTTGTCGCAATTAGCTGCCCAGTTTCCTTGTGAAATATTGTTGTCACGCAATGGGCGTCAAATTAATGCCAAGAGCATTATGGGTGTCATGATGTTGGCCGCAGGTATTGGTAGTACAGTCACCTTGGAAACCGTTGGTGAAAAAGCGGATGAAGCAATGGCTGCGCTCACTGCATTAATTAATGATCGCTTCGGAGAGGGTGAGTAA
- a CDS encoding PTS sugar transporter subunit IIA, producing the protein MPGIVIVAHTPVASAMLGFVEHTFGELPERVRAVDIPPHEDTKASFDRVLKAAYGVNTGNGVLILTDVMGATPANVASKLESLGPLSGLNAPVIVLAGLNLPMLMRCISHRGESLEELAKKALAGGQHGILRLGAKVGQE; encoded by the coding sequence ATGCCTGGAATCGTAATCGTTGCACATACTCCTGTTGCTAGCGCAATGCTGGGTTTTGTTGAGCATACTTTTGGTGAGTTGCCTGAGCGTGTAAGGGCGGTAGATATTCCGCCGCATGAAGACACAAAGGCAAGCTTTGATCGCGTTTTAAAAGCGGCTTATGGCGTCAATACTGGCAATGGCGTACTTATTTTGACCGATGTCATGGGCGCTACACCTGCTAATGTGGCATCGAAGTTAGAAAGCTTGGGCCCCTTATCAGGACTCAATGCGCCGGTGATTGTTTTAGCGGGATTAAATCTGCCGATGCTAATGCGATGTATTTCTCATCGTGGCGAAAGTTTAGAAGAGTTAGCCAAAAAGGCTTTAGCAGGTGGGCAGCATGGAATTTTGCGTCTAGGCGCAAAAGTAGGCCAAGAATAA